In Mixophyes fleayi isolate aMixFle1 chromosome 11, aMixFle1.hap1, whole genome shotgun sequence, one DNA window encodes the following:
- the LOC142107614 gene encoding nicotinamide N-methyltransferase-like, which translates to MCNHMHFFYLNKLNSIAIHQLLCRCILHREENMENTFSTPQSYIDEFSSIDYLQTYYAPGQGALLGEWTNFALRNLHETFALGRVEGDILIEIGAGPTIYNLLSACEVFNNIITSDFLEQNRIQLQKWLRKDPDAFNWSHIVKFVCELEANSDNWEVKEEKLRRKVTKVLKCDALKKNPFDPLVIPAADCLTSCLCLEAPCKDLDSFCDTLKNFKKLLKPGGHIILQNVLNCTFYYVGQKMFTYLSLTKQDLENAFKEAGYKIEEIKVVPRKDKSRMDVSDYDSFYYVHARKPLT; encoded by the exons ATGTGTaatcacatgcattttttttacttaaataaacTCAATTCAATAGCAATCCATCAGCTCCTATGCAGGTGTATCTTACATAGAGAAGAGAATATGGAGAACACTTTCAGCACACCACAATCTTACATTGATGAATTTAGCTCCATAGATTATTTACAGACATACTATGCTCCAGGGCAAGGAGCTCTTCTTGGAGAATGGACAAACTTTGCATTACGGAACCTTCATGAAACATTTGCTTTAG GTCGTGTTGAAGGAGACATACTAATCGAGATTGGTGCTGGGCCAACAATTTACAACCTACTGTCTGCTTGTGAAGTGTTCAACAATATAATCACCTCTGATTTTCTTGAGCAAAATCGCATACAACTGCAGAAATGGCTGAGGAAGGACCCAGATGCTTTTAACTGGAGTCATATTGTCAAATTTGTGTGTGAGCTGGAAGCTAATAG TGACAACTGGGAGGTAAAAGAAGAAAAGCTGCGGAGAAAAGTGACAAAAGTTCTAAAATGTGATGCACTGAAGAAAAATCCATTTGACCCTTTGGTTATTCCAGCAGCTGATTGCCTGACTAGCTGCCTCTGTTTAGAAGCACCCTGTAAAGACCTGGACTCCTTCTGTGATACACTGAAAAATTTTAAGAAATTGCTTAAGCCAGGTGGTCATATCATTCTTCAGAATGTTCTTAACTGCACATTCTACTATGTTGGCCAGAAAATGTTTACCTATTTGTCCTTAACTAAGCAGGACCTGGAAAATGCATTTAAAGAGGCTGGTTATAAAATTGAGGAAATAAAGGTGGTTCCACGTAAGGATAAATCAAGGATGGACGTCAGTGATTATGACAGTTTTTACTATGTCCATGCCCGTAAACCACTTACCTAG